The window GGTCACCCGGCCGACGTTGGTCAGCACCTTGTGGCCAACGTCGAGGCTGGAGGACATGGTCGCGGTCATCGACAGGTCGAGCAGCACACCGGCGAGCATCTTGTCCTTGTCGTCCAGGTTCACGCCGCCGTCACCGCCGATCAGGTCGGAACGGTTTTCGCTGTCGGCCAGCCAGCGCGCAGTCTCGGAGGTCGCACCACGATCGGACAGGGCGAACACCGATGCACCGAAGGCGCTGCGGCTGGGCGCGGCGTCGGCGTGAATGGAGACGAACAGGTCGGCGCCCTTCTTGCGGGCGATGGCGGTACGCCCGCGCAGCGGGATGAAATAGTCGCCAGTGCGGGTCAGCTCCGCGCGGAAGCCTTTCATCTGGTTGATCTGGCGCTGCAGTTCACGGGCGATCGCCAGGGTGATGTTCTTCTCGTGCAGGCCATTCGGGCCGAGGGCTCCCGGGTCTTCACCGCCATGACCGGCGTCGATGGCGATGACGATGTCGCGCTTGCCGCCGCTGCTGGGCGCAGGAATCTTGGTCACCGACTGGACGGGGCTGACCGGCGCGGCGGGTACGTTCGGTGTCGGCGTGGCGGGAACGTCCGGCGCGATGTCGGCGCCCTGGTCGTACAGGTCGACGACCAGGCGGTTGCCGTATTGCTGGTTCGGCGCCAGCACGAAGCTCTTGGGTGTGACCGGGTTCTTCAGGTCCAGCACCAGGCGCAGGTCGGTGGGCGAGCGCTGGGCGGCGCGCACCGAGGTGATCGGCGTGTTATTGAGCTTGAGCTTGTCCAGCGCCGTGGACATCTGGGCGCCATTGATATCGACGACGATGCGGTTGGGCGCACTGAGCGTGAACAGGCTGTGCTGCACCGGCCCGGAAAGATCGAACACCA of the Pseudomonas sp. PSE14 genome contains:
- the amiB gene encoding N-acetylmuramoyl-L-alanine amidase AmiB, whose amino-acid sequence is MGWGLRLRALFTGMTVLLAMIAGEAFATTQIKSVRIWRAPDNTRLVFDLSGPVQHSLFTLSAPNRIVVDINGAQMSTALDKLKLNNTPITSVRAAQRSPTDLRLVLDLKNPVTPKSFVLAPNQQYGNRLVVDLYDQGADIAPDVPATPTPNVPAAPVSPVQSVTKIPAPSSGGKRDIVIAIDAGHGGEDPGALGPNGLHEKNITLAIARELQRQINQMKGFRAELTRTGDYFIPLRGRTAIARKKGADLFVSIHADAAPSRSAFGASVFALSDRGATSETARWLADSENRSDLIGGDGGVNLDDKDKMLAGVLLDLSMTATMSSSLDVGHKVLTNVGRVTSLHKRRVEQAGFMVLKSPDIPSILVETGFISNPNESQKLSSASHQQALARSIAGGVRQYFVQTPPPGTYIASLRDGGQLPTGPREYVVRSGDSLAMVASRFDVSTASIRSANSLKSDELKIGQVLKIPGTSLASQQ